Proteins encoded together in one Planctomycetaceae bacterium window:
- a CDS encoding F0F1 ATP synthase subunit epsilon — translation MSESKNMFKCTIVSPAGKLLDCSASSVIFIAHDGSVGVMSHHMPMLCELGIGIMEINLPHTDTSEAGKKFALIDGGFALVHSNVVHIIAADAVIGWDAKKDKINILVDANKRKLKDTPEKSPQHAHLLKKNILLEQLLTYHSA, via the coding sequence ATGTCTGAATCAAAAAACATGTTCAAATGTACAATTGTTTCGCCGGCAGGCAAACTGCTCGACTGCTCGGCATCGAGCGTCATCTTTATCGCGCACGACGGCAGCGTAGGCGTTATGAGTCATCACATGCCGATGCTCTGTGAACTTGGCATTGGCATTATGGAAATTAACTTACCGCATACCGACACATCCGAGGCCGGTAAAAAATTCGCATTGATTGACGGCGGTTTCGCGCTGGTTCACTCCAATGTTGTCCACATAATTGCCGCCGACGCCGTCATCGGCTGGGACGCCAAAAAAGACAAAATTAACATACTTGTAGACGCCAACAAGCGAAAGCTCAAAGATACACCTGAAAAATCCCCGCAACACGCGCATCTGCTGAAAAAGAATATTCTTTTGGAACAATTGTTGACTTATCATAGTGCGTAA
- a CDS encoding rhomboid family intramembrane serine protease, whose amino-acid sequence MFTCPNCQTELKRIKSKFGMFWYCPSCKGRAATLELLRKIISGNSTSKLWQRTISGQYPQKRKCPSCASPMAEVPIINGEYTVYLDTCKRCRMVWFDNNEYQQLPKIKPEAKITDKLTMEQREKLALARLEFEKEKQRAADIGYSSDEAPDNYVQVLLGFVGFPIEYDDERIKNTPFVTWTLTAVIAIVSFFAFYNLRETINNWGLIPEYYYRHSGLTLISSFFLHANIFHLVSNLYFLIIFGDNVEDFLGRFKYIVLIILAALVGDITHILSDPHSLTPCIGASGGISGVITYYALRFPHNQIGMMCGYRFLFRWIRMPAICLFALWILMQTVGAIAQFHGFSNVSALAHLGGVATGFVFWLYTRPKNKASEHSEAL is encoded by the coding sequence ATGTTTACATGTCCAAACTGCCAGACCGAACTAAAGAGGATTAAGAGCAAATTCGGCATGTTCTGGTATTGCCCTTCCTGTAAAGGCCGGGCTGCCACGCTCGAACTTTTGCGAAAAATAATCTCCGGCAACTCTACAAGTAAACTATGGCAGCGGACAATTTCCGGCCAATATCCGCAAAAACGAAAGTGTCCATCCTGTGCAAGTCCGATGGCCGAAGTACCAATCATAAACGGTGAATACACCGTTTATCTCGATACGTGTAAAAGATGTCGTATGGTATGGTTCGACAACAATGAATATCAGCAGCTTCCAAAAATAAAACCGGAAGCAAAAATCACTGACAAACTCACGATGGAGCAGCGTGAAAAACTTGCTCTTGCAAGGTTGGAATTTGAAAAAGAAAAACAAAGAGCTGCAGATATCGGCTACTCGTCAGATGAAGCACCTGATAATTATGTACAAGTATTACTTGGATTTGTAGGGTTTCCAATTGAATACGACGATGAAAGAATCAAAAATACACCTTTTGTTACATGGACTTTAACCGCTGTAATAGCTATTGTAAGTTTTTTTGCTTTCTATAATCTGAGAGAAACAATAAATAATTGGGGCTTGATTCCTGAATATTATTACCGCCATTCGGGATTAACGTTAATCAGCTCTTTTTTCTTACACGCAAATATTTTTCACCTTGTCAGTAATTTATATTTTTTAATTATCTTCGGCGATAATGTCGAAGATTTTCTCGGCAGATTCAAATATATAGTATTAATAATTCTTGCGGCCTTGGTTGGAGATATTACTCATATATTATCCGACCCGCATTCATTAACTCCGTGCATCGGAGCAAGTGGCGGCATTTCAGGAGTTATCACTTATTACGCTTTAAGATTCCCTCACAATCAAATTGGAATGATGTGTGGCTACAGATTCTTATTTAGATGGATTCGTATGCCGGCTATCTGTCTGTTTGCTTTATGGATACTGATGCAAACAGTGGGCGCAATTGCCCAATTCCACGGGTTTAGTAATGTCTCTGCACTT